The Gilliamella apicola genome window below encodes:
- the mutS gene encoding DNA mismatch repair protein MutS, with protein sequence MINEDNFDNHTPMMRQYLKLKAENPDILLFYRMGDFYEMFYDDAKRASQLLDISLTKRGASNGEPIPMAGVPYHAVESYLAKLISLGESVAICEQIGDPATTKGPVERKIVRIVTPGTVSDELLLEDRKDNLLASIWQSKKHYGYATLDISSGRFFIFETESYESMQAELQRTNPVELLYPEDFQSMALIEQRNGLRRRPIWDFDLETAKQQLNLQFGTNDLVGFGVEDCSYALSAAGCLLQYVKDTQRTALPHIRSIIKQSALDFVVLDAATRRNLEITENLSGGTQNTVAEILDKTQTPMGSRMLKRWLHAPIRNVTLLQNRQQAISELQNHIDDIQPLLKLIGDLERILARLALRTARPRDFARLRDAYNLLPQMQQLLNQLSAPALVGLRAKINQFDHIADILTRAIVEAPPVIIRDGGVIAGGYNAELDELHNLAEGATNYLEQLEIRERETLGIDTLKVGFNAVHGYYIQISRGQSHLAPIHYTRRQTLKNVERYIIPELKEYEDKVLTSKGRALALEKQLYDELFDLLMPQLADMQLSADAIAELDVLTNLAERSLTLNYQQPTLANKAGINIKDGRHVVIEQVLQTPFIANSLQLSPDRRLLIITGPNMGGKSTYMRQAALIVLLTYIGSFVPASQAIIGPVDRIFTRIGASDDLASGRSTFMVEMTETANIMHNATEQSLVLMDEIGRGTSTYDGLSLAWACAENLANQIKAMTLFATHYFELTQLPEHMQGVYNIHFDAIEHDNTVAFIHEVSEGAASKSFGIAVAGLAGVPKQVLKRAKQKLKELEIISKQTANSHVDQSQLSFETISEPSEVEEALKQVDPDALSPKQALEVLYQLKNML encoded by the coding sequence ATGATAAACGAAGACAATTTTGACAACCATACTCCAATGATGCGACAGTATCTTAAGTTAAAAGCTGAAAATCCCGATATTTTGTTGTTTTATCGTATGGGGGATTTTTATGAGATGTTTTATGATGATGCCAAGCGTGCCTCACAGCTTTTAGATATTTCGTTAACTAAACGTGGCGCTTCTAATGGTGAACCTATTCCTATGGCTGGTGTGCCTTATCATGCGGTTGAAAGCTATTTAGCTAAATTAATTTCCCTTGGTGAATCGGTTGCAATTTGCGAACAAATTGGCGATCCTGCGACAACTAAAGGTCCTGTAGAGCGAAAAATTGTCCGTATTGTAACACCGGGTACAGTCAGTGATGAATTATTATTAGAAGATCGTAAAGATAATTTATTAGCATCAATATGGCAATCAAAAAAGCATTATGGTTATGCCACACTTGATATTAGTTCTGGACGATTTTTTATTTTTGAAACGGAAAGTTACGAGTCAATGCAGGCTGAATTGCAGCGCACCAATCCGGTCGAACTACTTTATCCTGAAGATTTTCAATCAATGGCTTTGATTGAACAACGTAATGGATTAAGACGTCGCCCAATTTGGGATTTTGACCTTGAAACCGCCAAACAGCAACTTAATTTGCAATTTGGCACTAATGATTTAGTCGGATTTGGAGTAGAAGATTGCAGTTATGCACTTAGCGCAGCAGGCTGTTTACTGCAATATGTGAAAGATACACAGCGCACCGCCCTACCGCATATTCGTTCAATCATCAAACAATCAGCTTTAGATTTTGTGGTACTTGATGCTGCTACGCGACGCAACCTTGAAATCACCGAAAATTTATCTGGAGGTACACAAAATACGGTTGCTGAAATTTTAGATAAAACCCAAACCCCAATGGGTAGCCGTATGCTGAAACGCTGGTTACATGCTCCTATTCGTAACGTAACCTTATTACAAAACCGACAGCAAGCGATCAGTGAGTTACAAAATCATATTGATGATATTCAACCATTGTTAAAACTGATTGGCGATCTTGAACGAATTTTAGCTAGGCTTGCATTACGTACCGCTCGCCCACGTGATTTTGCCCGTTTGCGTGATGCATATAACTTACTGCCTCAAATGCAGCAATTACTAAACCAACTGAGTGCGCCAGCTTTAGTTGGTTTGCGAGCTAAAATCAACCAATTTGATCACATTGCAGATATTTTAACGCGAGCAATTGTTGAAGCGCCTCCGGTAATAATTCGTGATGGTGGAGTCATTGCAGGTGGTTACAATGCCGAACTGGACGAACTGCATAATCTTGCAGAAGGTGCCACGAATTACCTAGAACAACTAGAAATAAGAGAACGTGAAACCTTAGGTATAGACACACTCAAAGTAGGGTTTAATGCTGTACATGGTTATTATATTCAAATTAGTCGAGGACAAAGCCATTTAGCGCCTATTCACTACACACGACGCCAAACGCTTAAAAATGTTGAGCGCTACATCATTCCAGAGCTTAAAGAGTATGAAGATAAAGTCCTCACCTCAAAAGGTCGTGCTTTAGCACTTGAAAAACAGTTATATGATGAATTATTTGATTTACTTATGCCACAGCTTGCCGATATGCAACTGAGTGCCGATGCTATCGCTGAACTTGATGTACTCACTAACCTTGCTGAACGGTCGCTAACATTAAACTATCAACAACCAACGCTTGCAAATAAAGCGGGAATTAATATAAAAGATGGTCGACACGTGGTGATTGAACAAGTATTACAAACCCCGTTCATCGCCAATTCTCTGCAATTATCGCCTGACAGACGGTTATTAATTATTACTGGGCCAAATATGGGTGGGAAAAGTACTTATATGCGCCAAGCAGCCTTAATTGTTTTACTCACCTATATTGGTAGTTTTGTACCTGCATCACAAGCAATCATTGGACCAGTTGATCGCATATTTACTCGAATTGGTGCATCGGATGATTTAGCATCAGGCCGTTCAACTTTCATGGTCGAAATGACTGAAACGGCTAATATTATGCATAATGCAACTGAACAAAGTCTAGTGCTAATGGACGAAATTGGACGCGGTACTTCAACTTATGACGGACTATCCTTAGCTTGGGCATGTGCTGAAAACTTAGCAAACCAAATAAAAGCGATGACGCTCTTTGCTACCCATTATTTTGAATTAACGCAATTACCTGAACATATGCAAGGCGTTTATAACATTCATTTTGATGCTATAGAACATGATAACACGGTAGCCTTTATCCACGAAGTATCTGAAGGTGCTGCTAGTAAAAGTTTTGGTATTGCGGTAGCAGGATTAGCAGGCGTACCAAAACAAGTATTAAAACGCGCCAAACAAAAGCTAAAAGAGCTTGAAATCATTTCAAAACAAACTGCGAATAGTCACGTTGACCAATCGCAACTGAGTTTTGAGACCATAAGCGAACCATCAGAAGTTGAAGAAGCACTCAAACAGGTTGATCCTGATGCTTTATCACCAAAACAAGCCCTTGAAGTGTTATATCAATTAAAGAACATGCTTTAA
- a CDS encoding DUF3800 domain-containing protein, with protein sequence MKQKFYIDESGNTGDLVVSEKNNNFSNQKYFTLACVSLQDSHIKYLEEYIEKLKLKYKIQAPELKFSKINGLLGKKIGFVYELFKQIHKESTFIIELVDKKYLICANIVICLVNPPYFQRDAEQSEILHKVLCQWVYDNITLEFLIKFTNIARNPSEAGLKELFEELLILAKNVSDPLSEYIVESVTETIDIFGEFKEDKSLDREAYTYFLPLPDMSKKGQLIGILPYISSFCNIHARINNLFHRNLSEVEFIHDDQSYFDNIVKYYHDNAADNTIGESQKFGYSDFVFTNISSLKFQNDKATIGLQVADVVAGFINKAIPLLLGRKNDLDENEHTIMIRIIAHLYSQKSINFVLPPKHNDSLFKIFDRILFMNEKSSFFE encoded by the coding sequence GTGAAACAAAAATTTTATATTGATGAAAGTGGCAATACTGGTGACTTAGTTGTATCAGAAAAAAATAATAACTTCAGTAATCAAAAATATTTTACGTTAGCTTGTGTTAGTTTGCAGGATTCACACATAAAATACCTTGAGGAATACATAGAAAAATTAAAATTAAAATACAAAATACAAGCACCAGAATTAAAATTTTCAAAGATTAATGGCTTATTGGGGAAAAAAATTGGTTTTGTTTACGAACTGTTCAAACAAATCCATAAGGAGAGCACTTTTATTATAGAACTTGTTGATAAAAAATATCTTATATGTGCTAATATTGTAATCTGCCTTGTAAATCCACCATATTTTCAAAGGGATGCAGAACAAAGTGAAATTCTTCATAAGGTGCTATGTCAATGGGTTTATGACAACATAACACTTGAATTTTTAATTAAGTTTACTAATATTGCTCGAAATCCAAGTGAAGCCGGTTTAAAAGAACTATTTGAGGAGTTACTTATTTTAGCAAAAAATGTGAGTGATCCGCTCTCAGAATATATTGTTGAATCTGTAACTGAAACTATTGATATTTTTGGTGAATTTAAAGAAGATAAAAGTTTGGATAGAGAAGCATATACATATTTCCTCCCGCTTCCTGATATGAGTAAAAAAGGGCAATTAATTGGCATACTTCCGTACATAAGTAGTTTTTGTAATATTCATGCTCGAATAAATAATTTATTTCATCGGAATTTATCAGAGGTTGAATTTATTCATGATGATCAATCATATTTTGATAATATAGTAAAATATTACCATGATAATGCAGCAGATAATACTATTGGGGAGAGCCAAAAGTTTGGCTATTCCGATTTTGTTTTCACTAATATATCTAGTTTAAAGTTTCAAAATGATAAAGCCACAATTGGATTGCAGGTAGCAGATGTTGTAGCTGGATTTATAAATAAAGCTATTCCTCTTCTTCTTGGACGTAAAAATGATTTAGATGAGAATGAACATACCATTATGATTCGCATAATAGCCCATCTATATTCTCAAAAAAGTATTAACTTTGTTTTACCTCCGAAACATAATGATTCTTTGTTTAAAATCTTTGATCGTATTTTATTCATGAACGAAAAAAGTAGTTTCTTTGAATAA
- the gapA gene encoding glyceraldehyde-3-phosphate dehydrogenase → MTIKVGINGFGRIGRIVFRAAQKRSDIEIVAINDLLDVEYMAYMLKYDSTHGRFDGTVEVKDGKLVVNGKTIRVTAERDPANLKWNEVGVDVVAEATGLFLDDATARKHIQAGAKKVVLTGPSKDSTPMFVMGVNDKDYAGQDIVSNASCTTNCLAPLAKVINDNFGIVEGLMTTVHATTATQKTVDGPSHKDWRGGRGAAQNIIPSSTGAAKAVGKVIPELNGKLTGMAFRVPTPDVSVVDLTARLAKPAKYEDICKAIKAASEGPMKGVLGYTEDAVVSTDFLGEVCTSVFDAKAGIQISDTFVKLVAWYDNEVGYSNKVLDLIAVVSK, encoded by the coding sequence ATGACAATCAAAGTAGGTATTAATGGTTTCGGCCGTATTGGTCGTATTGTTTTCCGTGCAGCTCAAAAACGTTCAGACATCGAAATCGTTGCTATCAATGATTTATTAGATGTTGAATACATGGCTTATATGCTTAAATATGACTCAACTCACGGTCGTTTCGACGGTACTGTTGAAGTTAAAGATGGCAAATTAGTTGTTAACGGTAAAACTATCCGCGTTACTGCTGAAAGAGATCCTGCAAACTTAAAATGGAATGAAGTAGGTGTTGATGTTGTTGCTGAAGCAACTGGTCTTTTCTTAGATGATGCAACTGCTCGTAAACATATCCAAGCTGGCGCTAAGAAAGTTGTTTTAACTGGTCCTTCTAAAGATAGCACTCCTATGTTCGTAATGGGTGTTAATGATAAAGACTATGCTGGTCAAGATATCGTTTCTAACGCTTCATGTACTACTAACTGTTTAGCGCCTTTAGCTAAAGTTATCAATGATAATTTTGGTATCGTTGAAGGTTTAATGACTACCGTTCACGCAACAACAGCTACTCAAAAAACTGTTGATGGTCCATCTCACAAAGATTGGCGTGGTGGTCGTGGTGCTGCTCAAAACATTATCCCATCTTCAACTGGTGCTGCTAAAGCTGTAGGTAAAGTTATCCCTGAATTAAACGGTAAATTAACTGGTATGGCTTTCCGTGTTCCTACTCCAGACGTATCTGTAGTGGATTTAACTGCACGTTTAGCTAAACCAGCTAAATACGAAGATATCTGTAAAGCTATCAAAGCAGCTTCTGAAGGTCCAATGAAAGGCGTTCTTGGTTATACAGAAGATGCAGTTGTTTCAACTGACTTCTTAGGTGAAGTTTGTACTTCTGTATTTGATGCGAAAGCAGGTATCCAAATCAGTGATACTTTTGTGAAACTTGTTGCTTGGTATGACAACGAAGTAGGTTATTCTAACAAAGTATTAGATTTAATCGCTGTAGTTTCTAAATAA
- the cspE gene encoding transcription antiterminator/RNA stability regulator CspE produces the protein MNKKTGQVKWFNESKGFGFITPADGSKDVFVHFSAISGDGFKTLAEGQQVEFAIQDSPRGPAAAEVVVI, from the coding sequence ATGAATAAGAAAACAGGCCAAGTAAAATGGTTTAACGAGAGTAAAGGTTTCGGTTTTATAACCCCTGCCGATGGAAGTAAAGACGTATTTGTTCACTTCTCAGCTATTTCCGGTGACGGATTTAAAACATTAGCTGAAGGTCAACAAGTCGAATTTGCTATCCAAGATAGCCCTCGTGGACCTGCAGCAGCTGAAGTTGTTGTTATTTAA
- the ppa gene encoding inorganic diphosphatase produces MGLLNVPAGKELPDDIYVVIEIPANADPIKYEVDKDTGAVFVDRFMATAMFYPCNYGYINNTLSLDGDPVDVLVPTPYPLQPGSVIRCRPVGVLKMTDEAGEDAKLVAVPHTKLSKEYDHIKDVEDLPELLKSQIKHFFEQYKALEKGKWVKVDGWENADAARKEIIESFERANKK; encoded by the coding sequence ATGGGACTTTTAAATGTACCAGCTGGTAAAGAATTACCCGATGATATTTATGTTGTGATTGAAATTCCTGCCAATGCAGATCCAATCAAATATGAAGTAGATAAAGATACTGGCGCAGTATTTGTTGACCGCTTTATGGCAACAGCTATGTTTTATCCTTGTAACTATGGCTATATCAATAACACATTATCTCTTGATGGTGATCCTGTTGATGTATTAGTCCCAACTCCATACCCATTACAACCAGGTTCAGTTATTCGTTGTCGCCCAGTTGGCGTATTAAAAATGACCGACGAAGCGGGTGAAGATGCTAAATTAGTTGCAGTACCACATACTAAACTTTCAAAAGAATATGACCATATTAAAGATGTTGAGGATTTACCAGAATTACTAAAATCCCAAATCAAACACTTTTTCGAACAATACAAAGCACTCGAAAAAGGTAAATGGGTTAAAGTTGATGGATGGGAAAACGCAGATGCAGCTCGTAAAGAAATTATCGAATCTTTCGAAAGAGCTAACAAAAAATAG
- the yjgA gene encoding ribosome biogenesis factor YjgA: protein MNQNQETIKEPNLAVDEIEDEIIYVSKSEIKRDAEELKKLGIELVNLSKNEIVKIPLDEDLLYAIELAQKIKKEGYRRQIQYIGKLLRSRDIEPITLALNKLKNRHNQQVAIFHKLEKLRDELIETGDAETIIGLFPNADRQQLRTLARLAKKELQSNKPPKTARQIFQYLKELSDTE from the coding sequence ATGAATCAAAATCAAGAGACAATCAAAGAACCAAACTTAGCTGTCGACGAAATCGAAGATGAGATCATTTACGTCAGTAAGAGCGAAATCAAAAGAGATGCTGAAGAACTTAAAAAACTCGGAATCGAGCTAGTTAATCTAAGCAAAAATGAAATTGTTAAAATTCCTCTTGATGAAGATTTACTTTATGCTATCGAATTAGCGCAAAAAATCAAAAAAGAAGGTTATAGAAGACAAATTCAATATATTGGTAAGTTGCTTCGTAGTCGCGATATCGAACCAATAACCCTTGCTCTAAACAAACTTAAAAATCGCCATAATCAACAAGTAGCAATATTTCATAAATTAGAAAAGTTGCGTGATGAACTTATTGAAACGGGTGACGCTGAAACTATTATTGGCTTATTTCCAAATGCCGACAGGCAACAATTGCGTACATTAGCTCGTTTAGCTAAAAAAGAGTTGCAATCCAATAAGCCACCTAAAACAGCAAGACAAATTTTTCAATATTTAAAAGAATTGAGCGATACAGAATAA
- the pmbA gene encoding metalloprotease PmbA: MSIEQIKKDALTQKENLSAIVAHAIEQAKPRVDSVEVSINQSTGISISTRMGETENVEFNSDGALGITVYQNQRKGSASTNDLSPQAIAQTIDMAINIMQYTSPDPYSGLGDVDLMAFDASDLDLFYPSDLNVDKAIEQAKQAEEAALAYPEILNSDGGHFGSRYGIYMYGNSLGMLNGYCASSHSLSCSVIAKKDEQMERNYAFTSSRDINDLKSPLWVGQQAAEKTIAHLGAKQIETMQVPVLFCADVAVGLFRHLVGAISGGAIYRKSSFLLDSVGKTIFPSWLTILEDPFILKGIGSSPFDSEGTKTVKRNIIEQGVLQTYLLSNYSARKLSLKSTGHAGGIHNWLVSSSQTDADFNAMLTKLDKGVVVTSLMGDGVNNVTGDYSRGATGFWVENGQIQYPINEFTVAGNLKDMYQNIVAIGNDLETRSNIQCGSILIENISIAGR, encoded by the coding sequence ATGAGTATAGAACAAATCAAGAAAGACGCTTTAACCCAAAAAGAAAATTTATCCGCTATTGTTGCTCATGCTATTGAGCAAGCTAAACCAAGAGTTGATTCGGTTGAAGTTTCAATTAATCAATCCACGGGTATAAGTATCAGCACTCGTATGGGTGAAACTGAAAACGTAGAATTTAATAGCGATGGTGCATTAGGTATTACTGTTTATCAAAACCAACGTAAAGGGAGTGCCTCAACGAATGATTTATCCCCGCAAGCGATAGCCCAAACCATTGATATGGCCATCAACATTATGCAATATACTTCACCCGATCCTTATTCTGGTTTAGGTGATGTGGATTTGATGGCATTTGATGCATCTGATTTAGATCTCTTTTATCCTAGTGATTTGAATGTAGATAAAGCCATAGAGCAAGCCAAACAAGCAGAAGAAGCTGCTTTAGCTTATCCCGAGATATTAAATAGTGATGGTGGTCATTTTGGAAGCCGTTATGGTATTTATATGTATGGAAATAGTTTAGGCATGTTGAATGGTTATTGTGCAAGTTCTCATTCACTATCTTGTTCAGTTATTGCAAAAAAAGATGAGCAAATGGAGCGCAATTATGCTTTCACTTCATCTCGAGACATTAACGATCTAAAATCACCATTATGGGTTGGTCAACAGGCAGCTGAAAAAACGATTGCCCATTTAGGAGCGAAACAAATTGAGACCATGCAAGTCCCCGTTCTGTTTTGTGCCGATGTAGCGGTTGGATTATTTAGGCACTTGGTTGGTGCAATTAGTGGTGGTGCAATTTATCGTAAATCTTCGTTTTTGTTAGATAGTGTGGGTAAAACAATATTCCCATCTTGGTTAACTATTTTGGAAGATCCTTTTATTTTAAAAGGAATTGGTTCTTCACCATTTGATAGTGAAGGAACAAAAACCGTTAAACGTAATATTATTGAGCAGGGCGTTTTACAAACGTATCTATTGAGTAATTACTCAGCTCGAAAATTGAGTCTGAAATCAACAGGACATGCTGGCGGTATACATAATTGGTTAGTGTCATCAAGTCAAACAGATGCAGACTTTAATGCAATGCTAACCAAATTGGATAAAGGTGTGGTTGTGACCTCTTTAATGGGGGATGGTGTTAATAATGTCACTGGAGATTATTCACGCGGAGCAACTGGTTTTTGGGTGGAAAATGGTCAAATACAGTATCCAATCAATGAATTTACTGTCGCAGGTAATCTCAAAGATATGTATCAAAATATCGTGGCGATAGGGAATGACCTTGAAACAAGAAGTAATATTCAATGCGGATCAATTTTAATTGAAAACATAAGCATAGCTGGAAGATAA
- a CDS encoding SulP family inorganic anion transporter, translating into MQKQENKGILQKIALWMPGLISLLHYRREYFNSDIKAGLSVAAVSLPVSIAYAELTGVGAIAGLYSTILPLIVYALFGSSRQLIVGPDTATCAVVAAVVFPLAANDPILRWQLVILLTIMIGIWCIIAGKLHLGALADLLSQPILIGLLNGISITIIIDQLAKTLGFSYDFSYLIERVVYLPFKISEMHILTALVSFFTFLILVALKKLKPRYPAPLFAVVIMTLFSWLFNFESHGIRIIGQVSGEFIPVKSWIDFDKAKMRDLVVPSLNIAVICFVSMMITVRSFASKNNYETNADVEFRALGMANIVAGLSQGFVVSGTSSRTAVNDANGGKTQLVSIIAAILIAFVVLFLLSPLQYIPTCVLGVILIYSSISLINFQTIFRFFKFDRDAFYLSLITFISVLLIGIIPGMALAVLLGLFLFLRRVFRPKDQLLGMDDSGRIHSLGKEVKPLKSTIIYRFNSPLTYFNIAYFKRKIISYIDESEDPINYVIVDAIPCFTYKDVSVLLGVEELVKSLKIRNVILILSGRRRTLKNWFKQMNIELDSEFIEFAYDLYFSVRLVQSKEHMDNSEDDLNSKEFIDNDDEDVNSKNIDN; encoded by the coding sequence ATGCAAAAACAGGAAAACAAAGGGATATTACAAAAAATAGCATTATGGATGCCAGGATTAATCAGTTTATTGCATTATAGACGGGAATATTTTAATTCTGATATAAAAGCAGGTTTATCGGTTGCGGCTGTTTCGTTACCTGTGTCAATTGCATACGCTGAATTAACAGGTGTAGGTGCAATAGCTGGATTATATTCAACAATTTTACCACTTATTGTTTATGCACTTTTTGGCTCTTCCAGACAACTTATTGTTGGTCCAGATACTGCAACCTGTGCAGTAGTTGCAGCTGTTGTTTTTCCTTTGGCTGCCAATGATCCCATCTTACGTTGGCAATTAGTTATATTGTTAACCATTATGATTGGAATATGGTGTATTATTGCCGGTAAGTTACATTTAGGGGCGTTAGCTGATTTGCTCAGTCAACCGATTCTAATTGGTCTACTTAATGGGATTTCAATCACAATTATCATTGATCAGTTGGCTAAAACATTAGGTTTTTCCTATGATTTTTCATACTTAATTGAACGAGTCGTGTATTTACCTTTTAAAATATCTGAAATGCATATTTTAACCGCGTTGGTCTCGTTTTTTACTTTTCTCATATTAGTTGCTTTGAAAAAATTAAAACCTCGTTATCCAGCACCTCTTTTTGCCGTAGTTATAATGACCCTTTTTTCATGGTTATTTAATTTCGAATCACACGGTATACGTATAATTGGTCAAGTTAGTGGCGAATTTATACCTGTCAAATCATGGATTGATTTTGATAAAGCAAAAATGCGAGACTTGGTGGTTCCATCACTGAATATAGCGGTTATCTGTTTTGTTAGCATGATGATAACGGTACGTAGTTTTGCTTCTAAAAATAATTATGAAACAAACGCAGATGTAGAATTTAGAGCTTTAGGTATGGCAAATATTGTAGCAGGATTATCACAGGGGTTTGTGGTGAGTGGTACGTCATCGCGTACTGCGGTCAATGATGCTAATGGTGGTAAAACTCAGCTTGTTTCAATTATTGCTGCGATATTAATTGCTTTCGTGGTTCTATTTTTATTATCGCCTTTACAATACATTCCTACTTGTGTATTGGGTGTGATTTTAATTTACTCTTCAATTTCTCTTATTAATTTCCAAACTATATTTCGTTTTTTCAAGTTTGATCGTGATGCATTTTACTTAAGTTTAATCACGTTTATCTCGGTATTATTGATTGGCATTATCCCGGGTATGGCGCTTGCGGTTTTGCTAGGACTGTTTCTGTTTTTACGCCGTGTTTTCAGACCAAAAGATCAACTTTTAGGGATGGATGATAGTGGTCGCATTCACTCTTTAGGTAAAGAGGTTAAACCACTAAAAAGTACAATTATTTATCGATTTAATTCTCCACTGACTTATTTTAATATCGCATATTTTAAACGAAAAATTATAAGTTATATTGACGAATCAGAAGATCCAATAAACTATGTGATTGTTGATGCAATTCCCTGCTTCACTTATAAAGATGTCAGCGTTTTACTCGGTGTTGAAGAATTAGTTAAATCTTTGAAAATTAGAAATGTTATTTTGATCCTTTCTGGTAGGCGAAGAACACTTAAAAATTGGTTTAAACAGATGAATATTGAACTTGATTCAGAGTTTATTGAATTTGCTTATGATCTCTATTTTTCAGTCAGATTAGTGCAGAGTAAAGAGCATATGGACAATAGCGAAGATGATTTGAATAGCAAAGAATTTATAGACAATGATGATGAAGATGTAAATAGCAAAAATATTGATAATTAA